A genomic window from Treponema maltophilum ATCC 51939 includes:
- a CDS encoding ABC transporter ATP-binding protein, translating into MKERALDVQNAEFGYRGGTVIHNISFSCESGHCLALLGNNGAGKTTLLKCLNRILGVRSGIVKICGKDIRRMERNALAQHTAYVAQHTDAVRLTVFDSVLLGRKPYIKLGPQDEDMRITEGAIARMELDDLKLRYIDELSGGELQKVVLARALAQQPKILLLDEPTSSLDLRNQHEVMRTVQKIAKTDNILVIVVIHDLNLALRYCDRFLFIKDGAVFACGGDEIVTEQVISDVYGISVHIDEIGGKKFITVD; encoded by the coding sequence ATGAAAGAGCGGGCACTAGATGTGCAAAACGCGGAATTCGGCTACCGCGGCGGCACGGTTATACACAACATATCGTTCTCCTGCGAAAGCGGACATTGCCTTGCGCTGTTGGGCAACAACGGGGCCGGCAAAACCACACTTTTAAAATGCCTGAACCGCATCCTCGGCGTTCGCAGCGGCATCGTAAAAATATGCGGCAAAGACATCAGGCGAATGGAGCGCAATGCCCTTGCGCAGCATACGGCCTACGTCGCCCAGCATACCGACGCGGTTCGCCTTACCGTCTTCGATTCGGTGCTGCTCGGAAGAAAGCCGTACATCAAGCTGGGGCCGCAAGATGAAGATATGCGTATTACCGAAGGCGCGATCGCGCGCATGGAATTGGACGATTTAAAGCTGCGCTACATAGACGAGCTTTCCGGCGGCGAATTGCAAAAGGTCGTGCTTGCGCGCGCTTTGGCGCAGCAGCCGAAAATCCTTTTGCTCGATGAACCGACAAGCAGCCTCGATTTGCGCAATCAGCACGAAGTAATGCGTACGGTACAAAAAATCGCAAAAACGGACAATATTCTCGTTATCGTCGTTATACACGACCTGAATCTTGCCCTGCGGTATTGCGACCGTTTTTTATTTATTAAAGACGGTGCCGTTTTTGCCTGCGGCGGCGATGAAATCGTTACGGAGCAGGTTATTTCCGACGTCTACGGAATTTCCGTGCACATAGACGAAATCGGCGGAAAAAAATTCATTACGGTCGATTGA
- a CDS encoding FecCD family ABC transporter permease, with translation MEKTYGAYTSVKKLFIIALALLTALIALFAIANGSSKLTILQVLASLCGRGTPKTDIIVLDIRLPRILTAIVAGAGLSAAGCVMQSILRNPLASSSTLGISQGAAFGAAAAIILFNAGAQKQSLDGIVFSNPYIISVCAFIGAMLSTVIILGLSKIKKTTPETMILCGVALSSLFAGGTALLQYFADDVKIAAVVFWTFGNLGSTSHKEILIMGGAVCLSLTYFFFNGWNYNALQNGESTAKGLGVDTDVVRLAGMAVCSFTASVIVSYVGIINFIGLIAPHLMRRIVGSDYRFLLPASAFAGAVLLLLSDTFARLAVQPVVLPIGAITSFLGAPLFIALIFKTGKRL, from the coding sequence ATGGAAAAAACATATGGCGCGTACACGAGCGTAAAAAAACTTTTTATAATCGCACTTGCGCTTTTAACGGCACTTATCGCCCTTTTCGCAATAGCGAACGGTTCGTCGAAACTGACGATACTGCAAGTGCTTGCAAGTTTATGCGGCCGCGGTACGCCGAAAACGGATATTATCGTATTGGACATCCGTCTGCCGCGCATTCTGACGGCGATCGTCGCCGGAGCGGGATTATCGGCCGCAGGCTGCGTTATGCAAAGCATTTTGCGCAACCCGCTCGCTTCGTCTTCGACGCTCGGCATATCGCAGGGCGCGGCTTTCGGAGCGGCGGCCGCAATCATTTTGTTCAATGCGGGCGCACAAAAGCAAAGCCTCGACGGCATCGTTTTTTCAAATCCGTACATCATATCCGTGTGCGCGTTTATCGGCGCAATGCTTTCCACCGTTATTATACTCGGTTTGTCCAAAATCAAAAAGACGACGCCCGAAACGATGATTTTATGCGGCGTTGCGCTCAGCTCGCTTTTTGCCGGCGGAACGGCTCTTTTGCAATATTTTGCCGACGACGTAAAAATAGCCGCCGTCGTGTTTTGGACATTCGGTAATTTGGGCAGTACATCGCACAAAGAAATACTCATTATGGGAGGTGCCGTGTGTCTTTCTTTGACGTATTTTTTCTTTAACGGCTGGAATTACAACGCGCTGCAAAACGGAGAAAGTACGGCCAAAGGCTTGGGCGTCGATACGGATGTCGTGCGCCTTGCAGGCATGGCCGTCTGTTCGTTCACCGCATCGGTAATCGTATCGTATGTAGGCATAATAAACTTTATCGGTTTGATCGCCCCCCACCTTATGCGTCGCATAGTCGGCAGCGACTACCGTTTTTTGCTGCCCGCTTCGGCCTTCGCGGGCGCGGTACTGCTTTTGCTCAGCGATACCTTTGCGCGCCTTGCCGTACAGCCGGTCGTTCTTCCCATCGGAGCGATCACTTCGTTTTTGGGAGCGCCGCTTTTTATCGCTTTGATATTCAAAACCGGGAAACGTTTATGA
- a CDS encoding iron ABC transporter substrate-binding protein: MKTLHKARIFRAAFVAVCAALCLNCAALYLSCTQKTQKQNKNQTVRERTITDILGRTVTIPARVERIAAINGAARMLTYARAVDKLVGVTDMDKKGAAGMPYSYVNKEKFQTLASVGKGGSNDIAYIEKIAELSPDLIFAFTNNIDAVNDVQNKTHIPTVALYKTSMFSDDFFETLLLIGSIMGTEAECKKTVDTIKNWQRDLNDRTKDIPDAAKPSVYAGAVSFRGGHGIEGTCGAYPPFTAVNAKNVVDSTGKTGEMLIDREKITEWDPDIIFLNPSNMNLVNEDYKKNKNFYENLSAVKNGRIYSQVSYNYNWTNVEIAIADAYYAGCIIYPERFADIDFNEKAEEIFKTMLGQTYLEVLDNAGIGFGPVIIGK, from the coding sequence ATGAAAACATTACACAAAGCGCGTATTTTTCGCGCGGCATTTGTTGCAGTTTGTGCGGCGCTATGCCTGAACTGTGCGGCCTTATATCTGAGTTGCACGCAAAAAACGCAAAAACAAAATAAAAATCAAACGGTGCGGGAGCGCACGATTACCGATATTTTGGGGCGCACGGTAACGATTCCGGCACGGGTTGAACGTATCGCCGCAATAAACGGAGCGGCACGAATGCTTACCTATGCGCGCGCAGTCGACAAACTTGTCGGCGTTACCGACATGGATAAAAAAGGTGCTGCCGGCATGCCGTATTCGTACGTAAATAAGGAAAAGTTTCAAACGCTCGCGTCGGTCGGAAAAGGCGGCAGCAACGATATCGCTTATATAGAAAAAATCGCCGAACTGTCGCCCGATTTGATTTTCGCGTTTACGAACAATATCGATGCCGTAAACGACGTGCAAAATAAAACGCACATTCCCACAGTCGCTTTGTACAAAACGTCGATGTTTTCCGACGATTTTTTCGAAACGCTTTTATTGATCGGTTCGATTATGGGAACCGAAGCCGAATGCAAAAAAACGGTTGATACGATTAAAAACTGGCAGCGGGATTTGAACGACAGAACAAAGGACATTCCCGACGCCGCCAAACCTTCGGTGTACGCGGGCGCGGTGAGCTTCCGCGGCGGACACGGCATAGAAGGCACGTGCGGCGCCTACCCGCCCTTTACGGCCGTCAATGCAAAAAACGTCGTCGATTCGACCGGAAAAACGGGCGAAATGCTCATCGATCGCGAAAAAATTACCGAGTGGGATCCGGACATTATTTTTTTGAACCCGTCGAATATGAACCTCGTAAACGAGGACTATAAAAAAAATAAAAACTTTTACGAAAATTTAAGCGCCGTAAAAAACGGCCGTATCTATTCGCAGGTTTCGTACAATTACAATTGGACGAATGTTGAAATCGCGATTGCGGACGCCTACTATGCAGGCTGCATTATCTATCCGGAACGCTTTGCCGATATCGACTTTAACGAAAAAGCCGAAGAAATTTTCAAGACAATGCTCGGACAAACATATCTTGAAGTTTTGGATAACGCGGGCATAGGTTTCGGGCCCGTGATTATCGGAAAATAA
- a CDS encoding extracellular solute-binding protein, with product MKLSYKVYAVMLIALLAFIGCGGAQKSGEKKSSGKTVEISLYYSDNATLPFKADWLTIKESEKRTNTKLNFEPIPIADYATKVSLALNTGNTPDVILYRTTQGENASLAMNGALVALSDYRDWTPNFNKQVEKFGMEKDVDSIRLKDGKYYYLPSLFDTPFYDGGLILREDILQKYNLSEPKTFDDLYVYLKKYKQDNPDSYPLTILAGPRVLFRMTMPSYGISLGKNSSTGTGVLSWNYDSRDYFAGATSNMYKSYVSYLAKLYKEGLLDPEMADPIDGDKWAQKLATGKAVATYAYYDQIGGVTGKSSIQGFKLQMYPPLEGPGGAHHQPKSRTQAGIMIPAKTAKRADFEAVVRAIDDIFFSDEGAKLWCLGVEGVTYTEKDGKITYAKDIVEAPEGIYKSMQIKYGCGSDVTQLVWINSREMTKYDENYARINAEVEKMDNAIQAIPPTPLFDDVVSEEAGILRTPLLDAFEKWTNDFITGQRDIEKNWATYVKDMNNLGLEKYLELYNSHRRK from the coding sequence ATGAAACTCAGTTATAAAGTTTATGCTGTTATGCTCATTGCCCTTTTGGCCTTTATCGGCTGCGGCGGAGCACAAAAAAGCGGCGAAAAAAAGTCGTCGGGAAAAACCGTCGAAATTTCGCTGTACTATTCGGATAACGCGACGCTTCCTTTTAAAGCCGATTGGCTTACGATTAAGGAATCGGAAAAGCGCACGAATACGAAATTGAATTTCGAACCGATCCCGATCGCCGATTACGCCACAAAGGTTTCTCTTGCGTTGAATACGGGCAATACTCCCGACGTTATTTTGTACCGCACCACGCAGGGCGAAAACGCTTCACTCGCTATGAACGGCGCACTGGTCGCGCTCAGCGATTACCGCGACTGGACTCCGAATTTCAACAAACAGGTTGAAAAATTCGGTATGGAAAAAGACGTCGATTCCATACGTTTAAAAGACGGAAAATACTATTATCTTCCTTCTTTATTCGATACGCCCTTTTACGACGGCGGTTTGATTTTGCGCGAAGACATACTGCAAAAATATAATTTGAGCGAACCGAAAACATTCGACGATTTGTACGTATATTTGAAAAAATATAAACAGGACAATCCCGACTCTTACCCGCTGACGATTTTGGCCGGGCCGCGCGTATTGTTCAGAATGACCATGCCTTCGTACGGCATCAGTTTGGGTAAAAACTCTTCCACCGGTACGGGCGTATTAAGCTGGAACTATGACAGCCGCGATTATTTTGCCGGTGCCACCAGCAATATGTATAAATCATACGTAAGCTATCTTGCAAAATTGTACAAAGAAGGCTTGCTCGATCCGGAAATGGCCGATCCTATCGACGGCGATAAATGGGCGCAAAAGCTTGCAACCGGAAAAGCCGTCGCAACGTACGCCTATTACGACCAAATCGGCGGCGTTACCGGCAAATCGTCGATTCAGGGATTTAAATTGCAAATGTATCCGCCGCTTGAAGGTCCCGGCGGCGCCCACCACCAGCCCAAGAGCAGAACACAGGCCGGCATTATGATTCCCGCAAAAACCGCAAAACGCGCCGACTTTGAAGCCGTTGTGCGGGCGATAGACGATATCTTTTTCAGCGACGAAGGCGCCAAACTGTGGTGCTTGGGCGTTGAAGGCGTTACCTATACCGAAAAAGACGGTAAAATTACCTATGCGAAAGACATCGTCGAAGCGCCCGAAGGCATATATAAATCGATGCAGATAAAGTACGGCTGCGGTTCCGACGTAACTCAACTCGTATGGATAAACAGCAGAGAAATGACAAAGTACGATGAAAACTATGCGAGAATCAATGCCGAAGTGGAAAAAATGGATAACGCGATCCAAGCCATTCCGCCTACGCCGCTTTTTGACGACGTTGTTTCCGAAGAAGCCGGTATTTTGCGCACGCCCTTGTTGGACGCCTTTGAAAAATGGACAAACGACTTTATTACCGGGCAAAGAGATATTGAAAAGAATTGGGCGACCTATGTTAAAGATATGAACAACCTGGGGCTCGAAAAATATCTTGAACTGTACAACAGCCATCGCAGAAAGTAA
- a CDS encoding ABC transporter permease — protein sequence MHQIETRRYVHKYWQLYAMMILPFIYFIVFKYIPMFGNVLAFRRYRPGLGVFGSEWVGLRYFKMFFKDPAFWRAFRNTIGLSLLNLVINFPIPIIFALLLNEIRNLFFKKAVQTISYMPRFISTVVVIAMMGEILSPSTGILNVVLKKLFDVQPIYFMNEPQYFRILYVFTDTWQYMGWTAIIYLAAITGINEDLYEAAKIDGANKFQQIIYVTIPCILPTIMVMLILEIGRLLNLGFEKILLMYTPNNADVSDIIATLVYRTGLANQNYSYATAIGLFTGIIGVVLVASANTLSKRLTDEGIY from the coding sequence ATGCATCAAATTGAAACGCGGCGGTACGTACACAAATATTGGCAGTTATATGCGATGATGATATTGCCGTTTATTTATTTTATCGTTTTTAAATATATTCCGATGTTCGGCAACGTTCTGGCTTTCAGGCGCTATCGTCCGGGCTTGGGCGTGTTCGGGTCGGAATGGGTCGGCTTGCGCTACTTTAAAATGTTTTTTAAAGATCCCGCCTTTTGGCGCGCGTTCCGGAATACGATCGGTCTTTCTTTATTGAATTTGGTTATCAATTTTCCGATTCCCATTATTTTCGCCCTTCTTTTGAACGAAATACGGAATTTGTTCTTTAAAAAAGCCGTTCAAACGATTTCATATATGCCCCGTTTTATTTCGACCGTTGTCGTTATTGCGATGATGGGCGAGATTTTATCTCCCAGTACGGGTATTTTAAACGTCGTCTTAAAAAAACTTTTTGACGTGCAGCCGATTTATTTTATGAATGAGCCGCAATACTTCAGAATTTTATATGTGTTTACCGACACGTGGCAATACATGGGCTGGACGGCGATTATTTATTTGGCCGCGATTACCGGCATTAACGAAGATTTGTATGAAGCTGCAAAAATAGACGGCGCGAATAAATTCCAGCAAATAATATACGTAACGATCCCGTGCATTTTGCCGACGATTATGGTTATGCTTATTTTGGAAATAGGGCGGCTTTTAAATCTGGGCTTTGAAAAAATACTGCTTATGTATACACCGAACAATGCGGATGTCAGCGATATTATCGCAACTTTGGTGTACCGTACCGGATTGGCGAATCAAAACTATTCGTATGCGACCGCCATCGGATTGTTTACCGGAATTATCGGAGTTGTCCTTGTCGCTTCGGCGAATACGCTGAGCAAAAGACTGACCGACGAAGGTATTTATTAA
- a CDS encoding carbohydrate ABC transporter permease, translating into MQINQRGSTVFDSILFLIMLLVVLACILPFVYMFALSFSDPAAIINGKVSLLPVGFSVAAYKQIFTYPNFFKAYGNTFFYTFFGTLISLCFTSMFAYPLSKKFLRGTGFVTKLVVFSMFFSGGLIPTYLLVSSLRLTGTVFAMLIPFAINQFYLIILINFFKAFPYELEEAALIDGLGYFRIFIKIVLPLSTPALATVGLYTAVFFWNDWFNGLIYLKSSQFPVMLFLRNIVNGTAVMGDGAGSADMSVIGISIKAAVIIVSTLPIIVLYPFLQKYFVKGLTLGSVKG; encoded by the coding sequence ATGCAGATAAATCAAAGAGGCTCGACCGTTTTTGACAGCATTCTTTTTCTTATTATGTTGCTGGTGGTGCTGGCCTGTATTCTGCCCTTTGTATATATGTTTGCCCTTTCTTTTTCGGATCCGGCGGCGATAATAAACGGAAAGGTGTCGCTGCTGCCGGTGGGATTTTCGGTTGCCGCGTATAAACAGATTTTTACGTATCCGAACTTTTTTAAAGCCTACGGCAATACGTTTTTCTATACGTTTTTCGGAACGTTGATTTCCCTTTGCTTTACGTCGATGTTTGCGTATCCGCTTTCGAAAAAGTTTTTGCGCGGTACCGGTTTTGTTACAAAGCTGGTCGTCTTTTCGATGTTTTTTTCAGGCGGCTTAATCCCCACGTATTTACTTGTGTCGTCTTTGCGTTTGACGGGAACGGTTTTTGCAATGCTTATTCCGTTTGCAATAAATCAGTTTTATCTGATTATTTTAATCAACTTTTTTAAAGCTTTTCCCTACGAACTTGAAGAAGCCGCCCTCATCGACGGCTTGGGGTATTTTAGGATTTTTATAAAAATCGTTTTGCCGCTTTCGACGCCGGCTTTGGCGACGGTCGGCTTATACACCGCCGTTTTCTTTTGGAACGATTGGTTTAACGGCTTGATTTATTTAAAATCGTCCCAGTTTCCGGTTATGCTGTTTTTGCGCAATATCGTAAACGGAACCGCCGTTATGGGCGACGGGGCGGGAAGCGCGGACATGTCGGTTATCGGTATTTCCATAAAAGCTGCGGTTATTATCGTTTCCACGCTGCCGATTATTGTGCTCTATCCTTTTTTACAAAAATATTTTGTAAAAGGTTTGACGCTCGGTTCGGTGAAAGGCTGA
- a CDS encoding MurR/RpiR family transcriptional regulator, with product MTNIEIKVKSIFDQLSNAERSAAQYFLNNANSIFDKPIAVLAKESQTTQAAWVRFCKSLGFKGLKELKKSFFVQIQMPASENTYENYTVYSDINGYKSVEEISANVMQSGICAITDTVKLIDSATMEKAAKAIMKAHSVKLFGVSASALVAEDFYYKLLRIGKNACFSKDSHVQLTYAANISPADTAVIISHSGATAEIIEILDAVKKRGAVGIAVTRFSKKNYLNNADIILYSSAPEIYRRSGAMSSRIAQLTVIDVLFSTIAHQNYRVIEKNLEQSYRACLVHKKKF from the coding sequence GTGACCAATATAGAAATCAAAGTAAAAAGTATTTTCGATCAATTAAGCAACGCGGAACGTAGTGCGGCTCAGTATTTTTTGAACAATGCGAACAGCATATTCGACAAACCGATTGCGGTGCTGGCAAAGGAATCGCAGACGACTCAAGCTGCATGGGTGCGTTTTTGCAAAAGCTTGGGATTTAAAGGTTTAAAAGAATTAAAAAAAAGCTTTTTCGTCCAAATACAAATGCCCGCATCGGAAAACACGTACGAAAACTATACGGTATACAGCGACATAAACGGCTACAAAAGCGTTGAAGAAATAAGCGCGAACGTTATGCAAAGCGGCATATGCGCGATTACGGACACGGTAAAACTCATCGATTCGGCAACGATGGAAAAAGCGGCAAAAGCGATTATGAAGGCGCACAGCGTTAAACTGTTCGGCGTTTCCGCGTCGGCCCTTGTCGCCGAAGATTTTTACTACAAACTGCTGCGCATCGGAAAAAACGCCTGCTTTTCAAAAGACAGCCACGTACAATTAACCTACGCGGCGAACATTTCGCCTGCCGACACGGCGGTGATTATTTCGCATTCGGGCGCGACGGCCGAAATTATAGAAATTCTCGATGCGGTAAAAAAACGCGGAGCCGTCGGCATTGCCGTTACGCGCTTTTCCAAAAAAAATTATTTGAACAATGCCGACATCATTTTGTATTCGAGCGCGCCCGAAATTTACCGCAGAAGCGGCGCGATGAGCAGCAGGATAGCGCAGCTTACCGTTATAGACGTTTTATTCAGCACCATCGCACACCAAAACTACCGGGTTATAGAAAAAAATCTTGAACAAAGCTACCGCGCCTGCCTCGTTCATAAAAAGAAGTTTTAA
- a CDS encoding anhydro-N-acetylmuramic acid kinase — protein sequence MDRLGRIRQKTTKTAVGLMSGTSVDGIDAVLLDISRTPPKAENRRKNAGLFGASDKLPELPELTVKERAFVTLDYPEDVRQKLLALASGNTGGSEELCVLNFYLGELFADACFEVCKKAGVSIGSVDFIGSHGHTVFHAPQERLVFGKRIKSTLQIGEGAVIAERTGCITVSDFRVRDTAAGGFGAPLVPFSEYLLYRERGKVIALQNIGGIGNITILPADENINGIIAFDTGPGNMIIDGLVRILTGGKQNYDKDGAIALRGKVDEELLGFLKKDPYLYEAPPKTTGREHYTADFIQAFYRKGKELNLAPETIVRTASYYTAFCIARSLTDFKLPQPQKLIVGGGGSKNPVILAHLRELLPHCAVMTNEDIGKNGDSKEACAFAVLAHETLYERPNNVPSATGAHSFVVMGKISF from the coding sequence ATGGACAGGTTGGGCCGCATACGGCAAAAAACGACAAAAACAGCCGTCGGCTTAATGAGCGGAACCTCGGTTGACGGCATAGACGCGGTATTGCTCGACATAAGCCGCACGCCCCCGAAAGCTGAAAACCGCCGCAAAAACGCAGGACTGTTCGGCGCATCGGACAAGCTCCCCGAACTTCCCGAATTGACGGTAAAAGAACGCGCTTTCGTTACGCTTGATTATCCCGAAGATGTACGACAAAAACTTTTGGCTTTGGCCTCCGGGAATACGGGCGGCAGCGAAGAACTGTGCGTGCTTAATTTTTATTTGGGCGAACTGTTTGCGGACGCGTGTTTTGAAGTGTGTAAAAAAGCCGGCGTATCGATCGGTTCGGTAGACTTTATCGGTTCGCACGGACACACGGTGTTCCATGCGCCGCAGGAAAGACTCGTGTTCGGCAAGCGCATAAAAAGCACGCTGCAAATCGGGGAAGGCGCGGTCATTGCCGAACGCACGGGCTGCATTACGGTGTCCGATTTTCGCGTGCGCGATACGGCTGCAGGAGGCTTCGGCGCGCCGCTGGTTCCGTTCAGCGAATACCTTTTATACCGCGAACGGGGAAAGGTTATCGCACTGCAAAATATCGGCGGCATAGGCAACATAACGATTTTACCCGCAGACGAAAACATAAACGGCATTATCGCATTCGATACGGGGCCGGGCAATATGATTATAGACGGCTTGGTACGGATTCTGACCGGCGGTAAACAAAATTACGACAAGGACGGTGCGATCGCTTTGCGCGGAAAAGTCGATGAAGAACTGCTCGGCTTTTTAAAAAAAGATCCGTATCTCTACGAAGCGCCGCCGAAAACGACGGGGCGGGAGCATTATACGGCCGATTTTATACAAGCGTTTTACCGTAAGGGCAAAGAGCTTAATCTTGCACCGGAAACAATTGTGCGCACGGCATCGTATTACACGGCTTTTTGTATCGCCCGCTCGCTTACGGATTTTAAGCTGCCGCAGCCGCAAAAACTTATTGTCGGCGGCGGCGGAAGCAAAAATCCGGTTATTTTGGCGCACTTGCGCGAACTGCTTCCGCACTGCGCGGTTATGACAAACGAAGATATCGGCAAAAACGGCGATTCGAAAGAAGCGTGCGCCTTTGCCGTCCTTGCGCACGAAACGCTGTACGAACGGCCGAACAACGTTCCTTCGGCAACGGGAGCGCACAGCTTTGTCGTTATGGGAAAAATCAGCTTTTAG
- a CDS encoding exo-beta-N-acetylmuramidase NamZ family protein codes for MVLNGIDAIDGFDSLFARKKLGVITSVSGVNRDFVPSWKILAERYTVGALFAPEHGLFGCEEAGAPVESGGSQSASGIPVYSLYRKDGQDFERSMLEHVDALVYDIQDVGTRFYTYISTMICALKAACRYGKEVIILDRVNPLGGFKAEGALVQKEYESFVGMYPLPIRYALTAGELARFVHENEAMSCALHTVPVKNWTRGMLFNETGLPWVPPSPNMPGFECALLYPGIGLFEGTNISEGRGTASPFSTVGAPFIDAEKLADAMNAKKLPGVHFMSARFTPVSSKHSGALCRGVRLFITDCKTFEPVKTGLELLFTIKNEYPEDFAFLPVPEGAKLMPVDRLAGSSILRRASSAREVAAVFEKEADAFFKRAKKFFMYGDAL; via the coding sequence ATGGTTTTAAACGGAATCGATGCAATAGACGGCTTTGATTCTCTTTTTGCGCGCAAAAAACTCGGCGTTATTACGTCGGTGTCGGGCGTAAACAGAGATTTTGTCCCTTCATGGAAAATCCTCGCCGAACGCTATACGGTCGGCGCTTTATTCGCGCCCGAGCACGGTCTGTTCGGCTGCGAAGAGGCGGGCGCTCCCGTGGAATCGGGCGGTTCGCAAAGCGCATCCGGCATTCCCGTGTACAGCCTGTACCGAAAAGACGGTCAGGATTTTGAGCGTTCGATGCTCGAGCATGTCGATGCGCTCGTATACGACATTCAGGATGTGGGAACCCGTTTTTATACCTATATTTCGACGATGATCTGCGCGCTCAAGGCGGCTTGCAGATACGGCAAAGAAGTTATTATTTTGGACCGGGTAAACCCGCTCGGCGGTTTTAAAGCCGAAGGCGCTCTCGTGCAAAAAGAATACGAAAGCTTTGTCGGTATGTATCCGCTTCCGATCCGTTATGCGCTTACGGCCGGAGAACTTGCACGCTTCGTACACGAAAACGAGGCGATGAGCTGTGCGCTGCATACGGTTCCCGTAAAAAATTGGACGCGCGGCATGCTTTTTAACGAAACAGGTTTGCCGTGGGTTCCGCCTTCGCCGAATATGCCCGGCTTCGAATGCGCGCTTTTGTATCCGGGCATCGGGCTTTTTGAAGGTACGAATATTTCGGAGGGCAGGGGAACCGCAAGCCCTTTCAGCACGGTCGGTGCTCCTTTTATCGACGCGGAAAAACTTGCGGATGCGATGAACGCAAAAAAACTTCCGGGTGTGCATTTTATGAGTGCCCGTTTTACGCCGGTTTCTTCAAAACATTCGGGTGCCCTGTGCCGCGGCGTTCGGCTTTTTATTACAGACTGCAAAACCTTCGAGCCGGTTAAAACGGGCTTGGAACTGCTGTTTACAATCAAAAACGAGTATCCGGAGGACTTTGCGTTTTTGCCCGTTCCCGAGGGCGCAAAGCTTATGCCCGTTGACCGCCTTGCCGGAAGTTCGATTCTGCGCCGTGCGTCTTCGGCGCGGGAAGTTGCGGCGGTGTTTGAAAAAGAAGCGGACGCTTTTTTTAAACGGGCTAAAAAATTTTTTATGTACGGAGATGCGCTGTGA